In one window of Mercurialis annua linkage group LG4, ddMerAnnu1.2, whole genome shotgun sequence DNA:
- the LOC126676231 gene encoding uncharacterized protein LOC126676231 has product MITAIQEFLSQFRYSDSLRVVGISICTAVFCEAISWILIYRTNSYKSLKSSIDKASKKLETMKTESTNKIITKKSKTKKIDRVETSLKESSRDLSLFKFKSGAVVAFVLFIVFGLLNSLFEGKVVAKLPFSPIAIVRKMSHRGLQGDDATDCSMAFLYFLCSISIRTNLQKFLGFSPPRGAAAGAGLFPIPDPKTN; this is encoded by the coding sequence ATGATAACGGCGATACAGGAATTCCTCTCACAATTCAGATACTCCGATAGCTTAAGAGTCGTCGGAATCTCAATCTGCACCGCAGTTTTCTGCGAAGCCATCTCATGGATCTTAATCTACCGCACTAATTCATACAAATCCCTCAAATCCTCCATCGACAAAGCTTCAAAGAAGCTCGAGACGATGAAAACCGAATCCACGAACAAAATCATCACCAAAAAATCGAAAACCAAGAAAATCGACCGGGTCGAAACTTCGTTGAAAGAATCGAGCCGCGATCTCTCGCTGTTCAAGTTTAAATCAGGTGCGGTTGTTGCTTTTGTTCTCTTTATTGTTTTTGGACTGTTGAATTCGCTTTTTGAAGGTAAAGTGGTTGCGAAACTGCCGTTTAGTCCGATTGCTATTGTGAGGAAGATGAGCCATAGAGGCTTGCAAGGGGATGATGCTACGGATTGTTCGATGGCGTTTTTGTATTTCTTGTGTTCGATTAGTATTCGCACCAATCTTCAGAAGTTTTTAGGGTTTTCGCCTCCTCGTGGTGCTGCTGCTGGTGCTGGATTGTTTCCTATTCCGGACCCCAAGACGAATTGA